Proteins encoded within one genomic window of Marinobacter halotolerans:
- the secF gene encoding protein translocase subunit SecF, which yields MSEVDKKPIDFMGFRKIASVLSIALVVISIALLAVRGLNYGLDFTGGTSVELEYEVSPELDDIRETLNEAGYEQFVVQNFGADTTVLVRMAEASDDKLAPQVVEALKAGGDQLELVSSEFVGSQVGDKLKEDSGLGLLIALAVVLIYVGMRFQFKFGIASVVPLAHDVIIVLGVFSLFQWTFDLSVLAALLAVIGYSLNDTIVVADRIRENFRKMREGDSSHVINESIHQTITRTLNTSGTTLVVLLALFFLGGEAINNFSIALIIGVLVGTYSSIYVSANLLVAMGVDREDLVVPPKEGLAGSEEETEEPPEWLNRM from the coding sequence ATGTCTGAAGTTGACAAGAAACCCATTGATTTCATGGGCTTTCGGAAAATTGCTTCCGTTCTGTCCATTGCCCTGGTGGTCATTTCCATCGCTCTGCTCGCCGTACGGGGCTTGAACTATGGCCTGGACTTTACCGGTGGCACGTCCGTCGAGCTGGAGTACGAAGTTTCTCCGGAGCTGGACGATATCCGGGAAACCCTCAACGAGGCCGGCTACGAGCAGTTCGTGGTTCAGAACTTTGGCGCTGATACTACTGTGCTGGTCCGCATGGCAGAGGCATCTGATGACAAACTGGCTCCCCAGGTTGTCGAGGCGCTAAAGGCCGGAGGAGATCAGCTTGAGCTGGTGAGCTCCGAGTTCGTAGGCTCCCAGGTTGGCGATAAGCTGAAAGAGGACAGTGGCCTGGGGCTGCTCATAGCTCTGGCAGTGGTTCTGATCTACGTCGGTATGCGATTCCAGTTCAAATTCGGCATCGCGTCGGTCGTGCCGCTTGCCCACGATGTGATTATTGTTTTGGGCGTATTCTCGCTGTTCCAGTGGACCTTCGACCTGAGTGTGTTGGCAGCCTTGCTAGCGGTTATCGGTTACTCGCTCAACGACACCATCGTTGTAGCGGACCGTATCCGTGAAAACTTTCGTAAAATGCGCGAGGGTGATTCTTCACACGTTATCAACGAATCCATTCACCAGACCATTACCCGGACTCTTAATACGTCTGGTACCACGCTGGTTGTGCTTCTGGCTCTGTTCTTTCTGGGCGGCGAAGCGATCAACAACTTTTCCATCGCGCTGATTATCGGTGTTCTGGTAGGTACCTATTCCTCCATCTACGTATCGGCCAACCTGCTGGTTGCCATGGGCGTCGACAGGGAAGACCTGGTTGTTCCGCCGAAGGAAGGCCTGGCGGGAAGCGAGGAAGAGACTGAAGAGCCGCCGGAATGGCTGAACCGCATGTAA